In Streptomyces nojiriensis, one genomic interval encodes:
- a CDS encoding phosphatase PAP2 family protein yields MAGLTTGGPNVDVSLLYQINGVARHAPAWLDRVVSLAGEYGILLALVLLVLWCWRGTRRQDEACAVETFAALVWAPLAAGLALLVNVPLREFVGRPRPFRQHEGLQVLDPAFGWGLGRTEFSFVSGHTTLAMALGVGLFVANRKLGLVGIGLAFAEGLCRVYMGIHYPTDVIGGVALGTAVVLVLAPLAMAALTPAVRAVARSRRGGWLVRAKNPVLARPVGLPQAPTPPAGRRTHENDLAA; encoded by the coding sequence ATGGCTGGACTCACAACAGGTGGGCCGAACGTGGATGTCAGCCTGCTGTACCAGATCAACGGAGTCGCCCGGCACGCTCCGGCGTGGCTGGACCGGGTCGTGAGCCTGGCCGGGGAGTACGGGATCCTGCTGGCCCTGGTGCTCCTGGTCCTGTGGTGCTGGCGCGGTACGCGCCGGCAGGACGAAGCCTGCGCCGTCGAGACCTTCGCCGCGCTCGTCTGGGCCCCGCTGGCCGCCGGACTGGCGCTGCTCGTGAACGTGCCGCTGCGTGAATTCGTGGGGCGGCCGCGGCCGTTCCGCCAGCACGAGGGCCTGCAGGTGCTCGATCCCGCCTTCGGCTGGGGGCTCGGGCGCACCGAGTTCTCCTTCGTCAGCGGCCACACCACCCTCGCGATGGCCCTGGGCGTGGGCCTGTTCGTGGCGAACCGGAAGCTCGGCCTCGTGGGGATCGGGCTGGCCTTCGCCGAAGGCCTGTGCCGGGTCTACATGGGCATCCACTATCCGACCGACGTCATCGGCGGCGTCGCCCTCGGTACCGCCGTCGTGCTCGTGCTCGCGCCGCTCGCGATGGCGGCGCTGACGCCGGCGGTGCGGGCGGTGGCCCGCTCCCGGCGCGGTGGCTGGCTCGTACGGGCCAAGAACCCCGTGCTGGCCCGGCCGGTCGGCCTCCCGCAGGCACCGACCCCGCCCGCGGGGCGGCGTACGCACGAGAACGACCTCGCCGCCTGA
- a CDS encoding NlpC/P60 family protein, producing the protein MVGGIGIGLCLTFVALLVVGTYSAAAGLVGSGAGGRAVGLTKGAVPAKYQALVEKWGNLCPAINPPLLAAQLYSESGWNPSAVSPADARGIAQFIPGTWAGHGIDGDGDGDRDIWDPKDAIPSAASYDCELAKDVASVPGDDASNMLAAYNAGAYAVIKYGGVPPYKETQGYVKAITTLAKSFERPVGRVAPSQQAAGAIYFAQKQLGTPYLWGGNGTPDQDGRFDCSGLTKAAYETVGIELPRVANDQYNAGPHPSRDQLLPGDLVFFSDDLTNSREIRHVGLYVGGGYMINAPYTGAVIRFDKIDTPDYFGATRVTKDGAEALPARPASGPAA; encoded by the coding sequence ATGGTCGGCGGGATCGGGATCGGGCTGTGTCTGACGTTCGTGGCGCTCCTCGTCGTGGGGACGTACTCGGCCGCGGCAGGCCTCGTGGGGTCCGGGGCGGGTGGGCGCGCGGTAGGGCTGACGAAGGGTGCCGTCCCCGCCAAGTACCAGGCTCTGGTGGAGAAGTGGGGCAACCTCTGCCCGGCCATCAACCCGCCCCTGCTCGCTGCTCAGCTGTACTCCGAGAGCGGCTGGAACCCGAGTGCCGTGAGTCCGGCGGACGCGCGCGGTATCGCGCAGTTCATTCCGGGTACTTGGGCGGGCCACGGTATCGACGGGGACGGGGACGGGGACCGGGACATCTGGGACCCGAAGGATGCGATCCCGTCGGCGGCCTCGTACGACTGCGAGCTGGCCAAGGACGTGGCGAGCGTGCCCGGGGACGACGCGTCGAACATGCTCGCCGCCTACAACGCGGGGGCGTACGCGGTCATCAAGTACGGCGGCGTGCCCCCGTACAAGGAGACCCAGGGGTACGTGAAGGCCATCACCACCCTGGCCAAGAGTTTCGAGCGGCCCGTCGGGCGGGTGGCGCCGTCGCAACAGGCGGCCGGGGCCATTTACTTCGCGCAGAAGCAGCTCGGGACGCCGTATCTGTGGGGTGGCAACGGGACGCCCGATCAGGACGGGCGGTTCGACTGTTCCGGGCTGACCAAGGCCGCGTACGAGACCGTGGGGATCGAGTTGCCGCGGGTGGCGAACGACCAGTACAACGCCGGTCCGCACCCGTCGCGCGATCAACTCCTGCCCGGTGACCTCGTCTTCTTCTCCGATGATCTGACGAACTCTCGGGAGATCCGGCACGTCGGGCTCTACGTGGGCGGCGGGTACATGATCAACGCCCCTTATACCGGCGCCGTCATCCGCTTCGACAAGATCGACACCCCCGATTACTTCGGTGCGACGCGCGTGACCAAGGACGGTGCGGAGGCCCTTCCGGCGCGTCCCGCCAGCGGTCCCGCGGCTTAG
- a CDS encoding serine/threonine-protein kinase — MEALRDVDPAQIGAHALLARLGAGGMGQVYLGRSPGGRLVAVKVIRDEITGHPEALARFRREAETVRAVRSAYTANLIDASLAAAPYWLATEYVAGPTLGHAVAERGGLPADTCRRLFAALAEGLASVHAYGVTHRDLKPQNVILGAQGPQLIDFGIARGVGETALTQDGQAPGTPGYTAPEVLLGAEAGAAADVFALGATLAYAATGRPPFGTGVATTVSYRAVHEPVDVAGVEPALAGLIEACVAKDPVVRPGLREVIARCGVRDALIDDPVYLGLGALGEAVPVHEMRTQGPGYPYVPTAAEQQPAPAARGAGLRRGAVVGAGVAVAVALALTAWKLIPFDGSAGGSGGNSGGAAARDGADKGGATATPPAAQGGQPPGATGSKGAAKPPAEYIDNNQISRYVWSGSPDLDLAVQGVGQCNQPAEEKSPGAGFQSAVSTTSVNGKPGKSASVKMRIKYAEMGQSAPDPYYVSVAVKSPHDIEPSTGKPFPMDNRAVGYTSKPVDIYTHWKSGGDVTLTYPDDFTMHAAGKTWPAVPLSADPGDWTVVFYHVEDDPTKYASIACSGFRVG; from the coding sequence GTGGAGGCCCTGAGAGACGTCGACCCCGCGCAGATCGGGGCGCATGCGCTGTTGGCCCGGCTCGGTGCCGGAGGAATGGGGCAGGTGTACCTCGGGCGGTCGCCCGGTGGGCGCCTGGTCGCCGTGAAGGTGATCCGGGACGAGATCACCGGGCATCCGGAGGCGCTGGCCCGGTTCCGGCGCGAGGCCGAGACCGTGCGTGCGGTGCGGTCGGCGTACACGGCGAACCTGATCGACGCCTCGCTGGCGGCGGCGCCGTACTGGCTGGCGACCGAGTACGTGGCGGGCCCGACGCTCGGTCATGCCGTGGCGGAGCGCGGCGGGTTGCCCGCGGACACCTGCCGGCGGCTGTTCGCGGCCCTCGCGGAGGGGTTGGCGAGCGTGCACGCGTACGGGGTGACGCACCGGGACCTCAAGCCGCAGAACGTCATCCTGGGGGCGCAGGGGCCGCAGCTCATCGACTTCGGCATCGCGCGGGGCGTGGGGGAGACGGCTCTCACGCAGGACGGGCAGGCTCCGGGGACGCCGGGGTACACCGCGCCCGAGGTGCTGCTGGGTGCGGAGGCCGGGGCCGCGGCGGACGTCTTCGCGCTGGGGGCGACCCTCGCGTACGCGGCGACGGGGCGGCCGCCGTTCGGTACGGGCGTGGCGACGACGGTGAGCTACCGGGCGGTGCACGAGCCGGTCGACGTGGCCGGGGTGGAGCCGGCCCTGGCGGGGCTGATCGAGGCGTGCGTGGCGAAGGATCCGGTGGTGCGGCCGGGTCTGCGGGAGGTCATCGCCCGGTGCGGGGTCCGGGACGCGCTGATCGACGATCCGGTGTACCTGGGGCTCGGGGCGCTGGGCGAGGCCGTACCGGTGCACGAGATGCGGACGCAGGGACCGGGTTATCCGTACGTTCCGACGGCGGCCGAGCAGCAGCCGGCACCTGCCGCACGGGGTGCGGGGCTGCGGCGCGGCGCCGTGGTCGGGGCGGGGGTGGCCGTGGCGGTGGCGCTCGCCCTGACGGCCTGGAAGCTGATTCCGTTCGACGGCAGTGCCGGTGGCAGTGGTGGCAACAGCGGTGGGGCCGCTGCGCGGGACGGGGCCGACAAGGGCGGCGCCACGGCCACGCCGCCTGCGGCGCAGGGCGGGCAGCCGCCCGGGGCCACCGGTTCCAAGGGTGCGGCCAAGCCGCCGGCCGAGTACATCGACAACAACCAGATCTCGCGTTACGTGTGGAGCGGTTCCCCCGACCTGGACCTGGCTGTTCAGGGGGTCGGCCAGTGCAACCAGCCGGCCGAGGAGAAGTCTCCGGGCGCGGGCTTCCAGTCGGCGGTGTCGACCACCAGCGTCAACGGGAAGCCGGGCAAGTCGGCTTCCGTCAAGATGCGGATCAAGTACGCGGAGATGGGCCAGTCCGCGCCGGATCCGTACTACGTGTCCGTGGCGGTCAAGTCACCCCACGACATCGAGCCGTCCACGGGCAAGCCCTTCCCCATGGACAACCGGGCCGTCGGCTACACGAGCAAGCCCGTCGACATCTACACGCACTGGAAGTCGGGTGGCGACGTGACGCTCACCTACCCGGACGACTTCACGATGCACGCCGCGGGCAAGACGTGGCCCGCTGTGCCCCTGTCCGCCGACCCTGGGGACTGGACGGTGGTCTTCTACCACGTTGAGGATGATCCTACGAAGTACGCGAGCATCGCCTGTTCCGGCTTCCGAGTGGGGTAG
- a CDS encoding thioesterase family protein: MGAAEGFFERVDAGRFLATAYTRGPWDPGSQHAGPPAALLGRAVEERPGARTDMRTARITYEILRPVPIGELEITTSVLRAGRGTEVVEAALAPAGGAPVMLARALRIRVAEEAVPAVVPGPQLPPPGEVEVTPFFPVPWETGYHSAMETRFTEGAFVELGPGTCWMRMKVPLVAGEETRPLDRVLIAADSGNGISSVMDFGRYVFINGDLTVHLHRHPVGEWACVEARTSVDAAGIGLADALLHDEKGPIGRSAQSLFVAPRS; encoded by the coding sequence ATGGGTGCTGCCGAGGGTTTCTTCGAGAGGGTCGACGCCGGGCGGTTCCTGGCCACCGCGTACACGCGGGGGCCGTGGGACCCGGGCTCGCAGCACGCCGGGCCGCCGGCCGCGCTGCTCGGGCGGGCCGTCGAGGAGCGGCCGGGCGCGCGCACGGACATGCGGACCGCCCGGATCACGTACGAGATCCTGCGCCCGGTGCCGATCGGCGAGCTGGAGATCACGACCAGTGTGCTGCGGGCCGGGCGCGGGACCGAGGTGGTCGAGGCGGCCCTCGCGCCGGCGGGCGGTGCGCCCGTGATGCTGGCGCGGGCCCTGCGGATCCGGGTCGCGGAGGAGGCCGTGCCGGCCGTGGTCCCGGGGCCGCAGTTGCCGCCGCCCGGGGAGGTGGAGGTGACGCCGTTCTTCCCGGTGCCGTGGGAGACGGGCTACCACTCGGCCATGGAGACCCGGTTCACCGAGGGCGCCTTCGTCGAGCTGGGCCCCGGTACCTGCTGGATGCGGATGAAGGTGCCGCTCGTCGCCGGGGAGGAGACCAGGCCGCTGGACCGGGTGCTGATCGCCGCCGATTCGGGGAACGGGATCAGCTCGGTGATGGACTTCGGGCGGTACGTCTTCATCAACGGTGACCTGACCGTCCATCTGCACCGGCATCCGGTGGGCGAGTGGGCGTGCGTGGAGGCCCGTACGAGTGTGGACGCGGCCGGGATCGGGCTCGCGGACGCGCTGCTGCACGACGAGAAGGGGCCCATCGGGCGCAGTGCGCAGAGTCTTTTCGTGGCGCCGCGTTCCTAG
- a CDS encoding LysE family translocator — MTEVIAVAVITLLAVISPGADFAMVVRNSYLYGRPTGLFAAAGVAAGVLVHVSYTMLGVGLLIASSTALFTAIKLAGAAYLVWIGIRTFRARAEVTVDLESKPQLTRLGAMRSGFLTNVLNPKTTLFVVSTFTQVVNPQTPVWQQVGYGLFMSAAHLGWFGAVALFFSVSRLRDRMLKAQKALNRTIGSVLVGLGVGLGFAR, encoded by the coding sequence ATGACAGAAGTGATCGCAGTCGCCGTTATCACCCTCCTCGCCGTGATCAGTCCCGGTGCCGACTTCGCCATGGTGGTCCGCAACAGCTATCTCTACGGGCGCCCCACCGGGCTGTTCGCCGCCGCCGGGGTCGCGGCCGGCGTGCTGGTCCACGTCTCCTACACGATGCTCGGGGTCGGTCTGCTGATCGCCTCCTCCACCGCGCTGTTCACGGCGATCAAGCTGGCGGGTGCGGCCTATCTGGTGTGGATCGGGATACGCACCTTCCGGGCGCGGGCCGAGGTGACCGTCGACCTGGAGTCGAAGCCGCAGTTGACCCGGCTGGGGGCGATGCGGTCGGGGTTCTTGACCAATGTGCTCAATCCGAAGACGACGCTGTTCGTGGTGTCGACGTTCACGCAGGTGGTGAACCCGCAGACGCCGGTGTGGCAGCAGGTGGGGTACGGGCTGTTCATGTCGGCGGCGCACCTGGGCTGGTTCGGGGCGGTGGCGCTGTTCTTCTCCGTCTCGCGGTTGCGCGACCGGATGCTGAAGGCGCAGAAGGCGCTGAACCGGACCATCGGGTCGGTGCTGGTGGGGCTGGGGGTGGGGCTGGGGTTCGCCCGCTGA
- a CDS encoding pentapeptide repeat-containing protein, with protein sequence MDGVPNHPAADLPTPLPVLQADCANCFALCCVALPFAKSNDFAVNKPAGTPCKNLQQDFRCGIHTRLRDKGFRGCTVFDCFGAGQQTSQVTFGGRDWRTHPGTARQMFEVFPVLRQLHELLFYVSEALTLPAAAPVHAELRRALAETEEWTRADAQALADLDVGPLRQQINTLLLKTSELVRAKAPGRKKNHRGADLMGARLAGADLRGANLRGAYLIAADLSRADLRTADLIGADLRDTNLRGADLRDTIFLTQPQLNAAQGDPTTHIPPTLTRPTHWT encoded by the coding sequence ATGGACGGCGTGCCGAACCACCCTGCCGCCGACCTCCCCACCCCCCTGCCCGTCCTGCAGGCCGACTGCGCGAACTGCTTCGCGCTGTGCTGCGTGGCGCTGCCCTTCGCCAAGTCCAACGACTTCGCCGTGAACAAGCCCGCCGGGACCCCCTGCAAGAACCTCCAGCAGGACTTCCGCTGCGGCATCCACACCCGGCTGCGCGACAAGGGGTTCCGGGGCTGCACGGTCTTCGACTGCTTCGGCGCGGGCCAGCAGACCTCCCAGGTCACCTTCGGCGGCCGCGACTGGCGCACCCACCCCGGCACCGCCCGCCAGATGTTCGAGGTCTTCCCGGTCCTGCGGCAGCTGCACGAGCTGCTCTTCTACGTCAGCGAGGCCCTGACCCTCCCGGCCGCCGCCCCGGTCCACGCGGAGCTGCGCCGGGCCCTGGCGGAGACCGAGGAGTGGACCCGCGCCGACGCGCAGGCCCTGGCCGACCTGGACGTCGGCCCCCTCCGCCAGCAGATCAACACCCTGCTCCTGAAGACCAGCGAACTCGTCCGGGCGAAGGCGCCGGGCCGCAAGAAGAACCACCGCGGCGCCGACCTGATGGGCGCCCGCCTGGCAGGAGCCGACCTCCGCGGCGCGAACCTCCGCGGCGCCTACCTGATCGCCGCCGACCTCTCCCGCGCCGACCTGCGCACCGCGGACCTGATCGGCGCGGACCTCCGCGACACCAACCTCCGCGGCGCGGACCTCCGCGACACCATCTTCCTCACCCAGCCCCAGCTGAACGCAGCCCAGGGCGACCCCACCACCCACATCCCCCCCACCCTCACCCGCCCCACCCACTGGACCTGA
- a CDS encoding alpha/beta fold hydrolase has protein sequence MTTPWTLADLEAAIRAGWSAETCEPSDITKIPWTPENPGWGHCDITALVVQDLVGGDLMLGEVFHDGRQEGYHWWNLLPGGIRIDLTREQFRRGETVTPGRIVKRPGGRLRRRWEEYQLLRQRVIDKLGPLPGVMVAQDGRRLAYTDFGGPGAPLLALHGHFGEGAGAFERLARELGPAWRVIALDQRGHGRSDRAADYTRDGYVADAAALLEHLGLGPAVVLGHSLGGVNAYQLAARRPDLVRAVVVEDIGAVVGGDLSFVREWPRRAATRAGFLAGVGSAAPHLEGSLQEYPDGWGTAFEVEDMAESQRGLNGDHWGDWLGVRKPTLLVRGDRSGVLSAEHAREMTVRRAGVRLVELPAGHAVRVGDPEGYFAAVRGFLARV, from the coding sequence ATGACGACTCCATGGACTCTCGCGGACCTCGAGGCGGCCATCCGGGCGGGATGGTCGGCCGAGACCTGCGAGCCTTCCGACATCACGAAGATCCCCTGGACTCCGGAGAATCCGGGCTGGGGGCACTGTGACATCACGGCCCTCGTGGTGCAGGACCTCGTGGGCGGGGACCTGATGCTGGGCGAGGTGTTCCACGACGGCCGGCAGGAGGGCTACCACTGGTGGAACCTGCTGCCCGGGGGGATCCGGATCGATCTGACGCGGGAGCAGTTCCGGCGGGGCGAGACGGTCACGCCGGGGCGGATCGTGAAGCGGCCGGGCGGGCGGTTGCGCAGGCGGTGGGAGGAGTACCAGCTGCTGCGGCAGCGGGTCATCGACAAGCTGGGGCCGTTGCCGGGGGTGATGGTGGCGCAGGACGGGCGGCGGCTCGCCTATACGGACTTCGGGGGGCCGGGAGCGCCGCTGCTGGCGTTGCACGGGCACTTCGGGGAGGGGGCGGGGGCGTTCGAGCGCCTGGCCCGGGAGCTGGGTCCGGCGTGGCGGGTGATCGCCCTGGACCAGCGGGGGCACGGGCGGTCCGACCGGGCGGCGGACTATACGCGGGACGGGTACGTGGCGGATGCGGCGGCCCTGCTGGAGCACCTGGGGCTGGGGCCGGCGGTGGTGCTCGGACATTCGCTGGGCGGGGTCAACGCGTACCAGCTCGCGGCGCGGCGGCCCGATCTGGTGCGGGCGGTGGTGGTCGAGGACATCGGGGCGGTGGTCGGCGGGGACCTGTCGTTCGTGCGGGAGTGGCCGAGACGGGCCGCGACCCGGGCCGGGTTCCTGGCGGGGGTGGGGAGTGCGGCTCCGCACCTGGAGGGGTCCCTGCAGGAGTATCCGGACGGGTGGGGGACCGCGTTCGAGGTGGAGGACATGGCGGAGTCCCAGCGGGGGCTGAACGGGGACCACTGGGGGGACTGGCTGGGGGTGCGGAAGCCGACGCTGCTGGTGCGGGGGGATCGGAGCGGGGTGCTGTCGGCGGAGCACGCGCGGGAGATGACGGTGCGGAGGGCGGGGGTGCGGTTGGTCGAGCTGCCGGCGGGGCATGCGGTGCGGGTCGGGGACCCGGAGGGGTATTTCGCTGCCGTGCGGGGGTTTTTGGCGCGGGTGTGA
- a CDS encoding SCO6880 family protein, whose product MTTQSHQLHPVAPRRTYLIGRARPNAIVGKNRETGEIALIIAGAFFGMMSGLLVPDLTLRIVSLAGFPMIALAAVYVPYKGRTFYRWFEISRSYKRTLRRGTTYRSGAMEAGIRGSDGREVEVGPPPGIGRINWLAAPFGPDEIAVLLHADRRTVTAAIEIEGPGVGLRDSEDQEALVDRFGTLLKHVANGDGFVTRLQMLARTLPADPDAHAKDVAQRGDTQAPGWLRDSYDQLQSMVSTSSEQHRAYLVACMHYTRELAAEANAIARAGTPHKGRKLDRDAGLAIVMARELTDICARLAEADIRVRQPLGQGRLSSLVHSMYDPDHPIDHIQAMTKRNAWPAELDAVEPTFLQAKTRESSTRAPWCHATAWVKEWPMTPVGVNFLAPLLVHTPDVIRTVAVTMDLEPTEVAIERMLTEKTNDEADASRAAKMNRTVDPRDIAAHGRLDQRGEDLASGAAGVNLVGYITVSSRSPEALARDKRTIRASAGKSYLKLEWCDREHHRAFVNTLPFATGIRR is encoded by the coding sequence TTGACGACCCAGTCCCACCAGCTGCACCCGGTCGCGCCCCGCCGCACGTATCTCATCGGCCGCGCCCGGCCGAACGCGATCGTCGGCAAGAACCGCGAGACCGGCGAGATCGCCCTGATCATCGCCGGGGCGTTCTTCGGCATGATGAGCGGACTGCTCGTCCCCGACCTCACCCTGCGCATCGTCAGCCTCGCCGGCTTCCCCATGATCGCGCTCGCCGCCGTCTACGTCCCGTACAAGGGCCGCACCTTCTACCGCTGGTTCGAGATCAGCCGCAGCTACAAGCGGACCCTGCGCCGCGGCACGACCTACCGCTCGGGCGCCATGGAAGCCGGCATCCGCGGCTCCGACGGCCGCGAGGTCGAGGTCGGCCCGCCCCCCGGCATCGGCCGCATCAACTGGCTCGCCGCCCCCTTCGGCCCCGACGAGATCGCCGTCCTCCTGCACGCCGACCGCCGCACCGTCACCGCCGCCATCGAGATCGAGGGCCCCGGCGTCGGCCTGCGCGACAGCGAGGACCAAGAAGCCCTCGTCGACCGCTTCGGCACCCTCCTCAAGCACGTGGCCAACGGCGACGGCTTCGTCACCCGCCTCCAGATGCTCGCCCGCACCCTCCCCGCCGACCCCGACGCGCACGCCAAGGACGTGGCCCAGCGCGGCGACACCCAGGCCCCCGGCTGGCTCCGCGACTCCTACGACCAGCTCCAGTCGATGGTGTCCACCTCCTCCGAGCAGCACCGCGCGTACCTCGTCGCCTGCATGCACTACACGCGCGAACTCGCCGCCGAGGCCAACGCCATCGCCCGCGCCGGCACCCCCCACAAGGGCCGCAAGCTCGACCGCGACGCCGGCCTCGCCATCGTCATGGCCCGCGAACTCACCGACATCTGCGCCCGCCTCGCCGAGGCCGACATCCGCGTCCGCCAGCCCCTCGGACAGGGCCGCCTCTCCTCCCTCGTGCACTCCATGTACGACCCGGACCACCCCATCGACCACATCCAGGCCATGACCAAGCGCAACGCCTGGCCCGCCGAGCTCGACGCCGTCGAGCCCACCTTCCTCCAGGCCAAGACCCGCGAATCCTCCACCCGCGCCCCCTGGTGCCACGCCACCGCCTGGGTCAAGGAGTGGCCGATGACGCCCGTCGGCGTCAACTTCCTCGCCCCGCTGCTCGTCCACACCCCCGACGTGATCCGCACGGTCGCCGTCACCATGGACCTGGAGCCCACCGAGGTCGCCATCGAGCGCATGCTCACCGAGAAGACCAACGACGAGGCCGACGCCTCCCGCGCCGCCAAGATGAACCGGACCGTCGACCCCCGCGACATCGCCGCGCACGGCCGGCTCGACCAAAGAGGTGAAGATCTCGCCAGCGGTGCGGCGGGAGTCAACCTCGTCGGGTACATCACGGTGTCCTCGCGTTCGCCGGAGGCCCTCGCCCGCGACAAGCGGACGATCCGCGCCTCCGCCGGAAAGTCCTACCTGAAGCTGGAATGGTGCGACCGCGAGCACCACCGCGCCTTCGTCAACACCTTGCCGTTCGCCACCGGCATCCGACGCTAG
- a CDS encoding ATP-binding protein, translated as MRDPMSALTDAFTSFLFGKVETTRLPVRTSTGQAQAVYLPTAAPGLGDSGVIIGREVYSGKGYIYDPFQLYGQQLPAPHWLVLGESGNGKSALEKTYVLRQLRFKDRQVVVLDAQGEDGVGEWNLIAQQLGITPIRLDPIAANDDGIRLNPLDPAITATGQLALLRTIIEVAMGHGLDERAGFALKVAHAYVVDTIRDRQPVLTDIVEQLRHPEAESALAMNVDIDDVRAWGLDVALVIDRLVDGDLRGMFDGPTTVGIDLDAPLIVFDLSHIDRNSIAMPILMAIVGVWLEHTWIRPDRKKRIFLVEEAWHIINSPFVAQLFQRLLKFGRRLGLSFVAVVHHLSDVVDGAAAREAAAILKMASTRTIYAQKADEARATGRVLGLPRWAVEIIPTLTPGIAVWDVNGNVQVVKHLITEAERPLVFTDRAMTESSTPTRLPADMLAAELEAEERALSIERRRGGPGSATTVA; from the coding sequence ATGCGAGATCCCATGTCCGCCCTGACGGACGCCTTCACCAGCTTCCTCTTCGGCAAAGTCGAAACCACGCGCCTGCCCGTCCGCACCTCCACCGGGCAGGCGCAAGCCGTCTACCTGCCCACCGCCGCCCCCGGACTCGGCGACTCCGGCGTCATCATCGGCCGCGAGGTCTACAGCGGCAAGGGCTACATCTACGACCCCTTCCAGCTGTACGGGCAGCAGCTCCCCGCCCCCCACTGGCTGGTCCTCGGCGAATCCGGAAACGGAAAGTCAGCCCTCGAAAAGACCTACGTCCTGCGCCAGCTCCGCTTCAAGGACCGCCAGGTCGTCGTCCTCGACGCCCAGGGCGAGGACGGCGTCGGCGAGTGGAACCTGATCGCCCAGCAGCTGGGGATAACCCCCATCCGCCTGGACCCCATCGCCGCCAACGACGACGGGATCCGCCTCAACCCCCTCGACCCGGCCATCACCGCGACCGGGCAGCTCGCGCTGCTCCGGACCATCATCGAGGTGGCCATGGGCCACGGCCTCGACGAGCGCGCCGGCTTCGCCCTCAAGGTCGCGCACGCCTACGTCGTCGACACCATCCGCGACCGCCAGCCCGTCCTCACCGACATCGTCGAGCAACTGCGCCACCCCGAGGCCGAATCCGCCCTCGCCATGAACGTCGACATAGACGATGTCCGGGCCTGGGGCCTCGACGTCGCGCTCGTGATCGACCGACTCGTCGACGGCGACCTGCGCGGCATGTTCGACGGCCCCACCACCGTCGGCATCGACCTCGACGCGCCCCTCATCGTCTTCGACCTCTCCCACATCGACCGCAACTCCATCGCGATGCCGATCCTCATGGCGATCGTCGGCGTCTGGCTGGAGCACACCTGGATCCGCCCCGACCGGAAGAAGCGCATCTTCCTGGTCGAGGAGGCCTGGCACATCATCAACAGCCCCTTCGTGGCCCAGCTGTTCCAGCGCCTGCTGAAGTTCGGCCGGCGCCTCGGCCTGTCCTTCGTCGCCGTCGTCCACCACCTCTCCGACGTCGTCGACGGCGCCGCCGCACGCGAAGCCGCGGCCATCCTCAAGATGGCCTCCACCAGAACGATCTACGCCCAGAAGGCGGACGAGGCCCGGGCCACGGGCCGGGTCCTCGGCCTGCCCCGCTGGGCGGTGGAAATCATCCCGACCCTCACCCCGGGCATCGCCGTCTGGGACGTCAACGGCAACGTCCAGGTGGTCAAACACCTGATCACCGAAGCCGAACGCCCCCTCGTCTTCACCGACCGCGCCATGACCGAGTCCTCCACCCCCACCCGCCTCCCCGCCGACATGCTCGCCGCCGAACTGGAGGCGGAGGAAAGGGCCCTGTCCATCGAACGCCGCCGCGGCGGCCCCGGATCCGCGACCACGGTGGCCTGA
- a CDS encoding GNAT family N-acetyltransferase, giving the protein MSDDYVIRAVRGDEWEKVKELRLAALRDPAAAVAFLETEERALAQADEYWQQRAAGAAEGRGARQFIAEAADGRWVGSVTVLIEAQGGSDFFGEPIEQQQGHVVGVFVRPEQRGSGLVERLFDAGLDWAWSLEAPATERVRLFVHEDNARAERFYRRYGFEPSGLLIPLETGAKEREYVYVRPAGPGASG; this is encoded by the coding sequence ATGAGCGATGACTATGTGATCAGGGCCGTACGGGGCGACGAGTGGGAAAAAGTCAAGGAACTGCGCTTGGCGGCGCTCCGGGATCCGGCTGCGGCCGTGGCTTTCCTGGAGACCGAGGAGAGGGCTCTCGCCCAGGCCGACGAGTACTGGCAGCAGCGTGCCGCGGGAGCTGCCGAGGGGCGAGGCGCCCGGCAGTTCATCGCCGAGGCCGCTGACGGGCGGTGGGTCGGGTCCGTCACCGTGCTCATCGAGGCGCAGGGTGGCAGCGATTTCTTCGGTGAGCCCATCGAGCAGCAGCAGGGCCATGTGGTCGGGGTGTTCGTACGGCCCGAGCAGCGGGGGAGCGGGCTCGTGGAGAGGCTGTTCGACGCCGGGCTCGATTGGGCCTGGTCGCTGGAGGCGCCGGCGACGGAGCGGGTGCGGCTGTTCGTGCACGAGGACAACGCGAGGGCGGAGCGTTTCTACCGGCGGTACGGCTTCGAGCCGAGCGGTCTGCTGATACCGCTGGAGACGGGCGCCAAGGAGCGGGAGTACGTCTACGTGCGGCCGGCCGGGCCCGGCGCGAGCGGGTGA